In Duganella zoogloeoides, a single genomic region encodes these proteins:
- a CDS encoding CpaF family protein, whose protein sequence is MSLRERLAVAGDGRHGVPGMTGMTGTAGTVGIGGAPGTPSLAAAAYQDLKKSMHHMIMERIDLERLQRLTPEQFKHELALLVQRIIEEERIVLNQHERHSLVLDIQHEMLGFGPLEPLLADPGISDILVNTAAMVYVERAGRLELTDVTFNDNAHLMKIIEKIVSRVGRRVDESSPMVDARLPDGSRVNAIIPPLAIDGPILSIRRFAVNPLTIENLLANRSLTPPMVEVLQALGHAKVNILISGGTGSGKTTLLNVLSGFIPAAERIVTIEDAAELQMRQPHVVRLETRPPNIEGKGEVNQRSLVRNALRMRPDRIILGEVRGPEALDMLQAMNTGHEGSLATVHSNTPRDALSRLENMVGMAGVNLTPRATRQQICSAVTVVMQVSRLTDGTRKLVSLQEVTGMEGDVIAMHEIFRFEQRGVDANGRVQGTFSATGVRPRFADRLRMFGVPVSESVFDPDRVFE, encoded by the coding sequence GCCTGGCCGTGGCCGGCGATGGCCGCCACGGCGTACCCGGCATGACTGGCATGACCGGTACGGCTGGCACGGTTGGCATCGGCGGTGCACCCGGCACGCCGTCGCTGGCTGCCGCCGCCTACCAGGATCTGAAAAAAAGCATGCATCACATGATCATGGAGCGCATCGACCTCGAGCGCCTGCAACGGCTCACGCCCGAGCAGTTCAAGCACGAGCTGGCGCTGCTGGTCCAGCGCATCATCGAGGAAGAGCGCATCGTGCTCAATCAGCACGAGCGCCACAGCCTGGTGCTCGACATCCAGCACGAGATGCTCGGCTTCGGCCCGCTCGAACCGCTGCTGGCCGATCCCGGCATCTCCGACATCCTGGTCAATACCGCCGCCATGGTGTACGTGGAGCGCGCCGGCCGGCTGGAGCTGACCGACGTCACCTTCAACGACAACGCCCACCTGATGAAGATCATCGAGAAGATCGTTTCGCGGGTGGGCCGGCGCGTCGATGAATCGAGCCCGATGGTGGACGCGCGCCTGCCGGACGGTTCGCGCGTGAACGCCATCATTCCGCCGCTGGCGATCGACGGCCCGATCCTGTCGATCCGCCGCTTTGCCGTCAACCCGCTCACCATCGAGAACCTGCTGGCCAACCGCAGCCTGACGCCGCCGATGGTGGAAGTGCTGCAGGCGCTGGGCCACGCCAAGGTCAATATCCTGATCTCGGGCGGTACCGGCAGCGGCAAGACCACGCTGCTCAACGTGCTCTCCGGCTTTATTCCGGCCGCCGAACGCATCGTCACCATCGAAGATGCGGCCGAGCTGCAAATGCGGCAGCCGCACGTGGTGCGGCTGGAAACCCGGCCGCCCAATATCGAAGGCAAGGGCGAAGTCAATCAGCGCTCACTGGTGCGCAATGCGCTGCGCATGCGGCCCGACCGCATCATCCTGGGCGAGGTGCGGGGGCCGGAGGCGCTCGACATGCTGCAGGCGATGAACACCGGCCACGAAGGCTCGCTGGCCACGGTCCACTCCAACACCCCGCGCGACGCCCTGTCGCGGCTGGAGAACATGGTGGGCATGGCCGGCGTGAACCTGACCCCGCGCGCCACGCGCCAGCAGATTTGCTCGGCCGTCACGGTGGTGATGCAGGTCTCGCGCCTGACCGACGGCACCCGCAAGCTGGTCAGCCTGCAAGAGGTGACCGGCATGGAAGGCGACGTGATTGCCATGCACGAGATCTTCCGCTTCGAGCAGCGCGGGGTCGATGCCAACGGCCGCGTGCAGGGCACGTTTTCCGCCACCGGCGTACGGCCCCGGTTTGCCGACCGCCTGCGCATGTTCGGCGTGCCGGTGTCCGAGTCGGTATTCGATCCCGACCGGGTATTCGAGTAG